A portion of the Bubalus kerabau isolate K-KA32 ecotype Philippines breed swamp buffalo chromosome 1, PCC_UOA_SB_1v2, whole genome shotgun sequence genome contains these proteins:
- the TMED1 gene encoding transmembrane emp24 domain-containing protein 1 codes for MMAAGTALGLALWLLLPPVGVGGAGPPPIQDGEFTFLLPAGRKQCFYQSAPANASLETEYQVIGGAGLDVDFSLESPQGVLLVSESRKADGVHTVEPTEAGDYKLCFDNSFSTISEKLVFFELIFDSLQDEEEVEGWAEAVEPEEILEVKMEDIKESIETMRIRLERSIQVLTLLRAFEARDRNLQEGNLERVNFWSAVNVAVLLLVAVLQVCTLKRFFQDKRPVPM; via the exons ATGATGGCGGCCGGCACGGCCTTAGGCTTGGCCCTGTGGCTACTACTGCCGCCAGTGGGCGTGGGAGGGGCAGGGCCCCCGCCGATCCAGGACGGCGAGTTCACGTTCCTGCTGCCTGCGGGGCGGAAGCAGTGTTTCTATCAGTCCGCGCCGGCCAACGCAAGCCTTGAGACTGAGTACCAG GTGATCGGAGGTGCTGGGCTGGACGTGGATTTCAGTCTGGAGAGCCCTCAGGGAGTGCTGCTGGTCAGCGAGTCCCGCAAGGCAGACGGTGTGCACAC GGTGGAGCCCACGGAAGCCGGGGACTACAAGCTGTGCTTTGACAACTCCTTCAGCACCATCTCGGAGAAGCTGGTGTTCTTTGAACTCATCTTTGACAGCCTGCAGGATGAAGAGGAGGTCGAGGGCTGGGCAGAGGCTGTGGAGCCTGAGGAGATTCTGGAAGTCAAGATGGAGGACATCAAG GAGTCCATCGAGACCATGAGGATCCGGCTGGAGCGCAGCATCCAAGTGCTGACTCTGCTGCGAGCCTTTGAGGCACGTGACCGCAACCTGCAAGAAGGCAACCTGGAGCGGGTCAACTTCTGGTCGGCCGTGAACGTGGCCGTGCTGCTGCTGGTGGCCGTGCTGCAAGTCTGCACGCTCAAGCGCTTCTTTCAGGACAAGCGGCCTGTGCCTATGTAG